The Borreliella andersonii genome has a segment encoding these proteins:
- a CDS encoding NFACT family protein: MSLNYAEINTLIKEIPFTNSLITKIIQPDYKSLILEIYNKINNKKFKILISLNPNTTRLHITKKNFKKNALKLRFSDFLKSKIQNGKIIKAFQMKNERIISLEILKKDIIILFIKLWPSSPNIIATNSNFKILDAYYRRPKIKETTGEFFLKAKEIHESNKMTDKKIMDLKEEYNNTSYTSYSEFLENYYESLDAQIKKNNIKELLIEKYKKELTVLGKRIDSLKQQIKLIENIENEKEKGELILLNINKIQKGIKEINLLNYKEEKIKISLNQSLSPKENALQYFKAYKKGKNSFKTIQNQLKDTLDKFNLIQSKITMLKVENFISEEEYNQEKTAIKEKEKEKEKTPKIGLHFTHCGFEILIGRNAKENDELLRHCAKGNDYWLHTRDYPGAYVFIKNQKNKTPSLDVLLAAGNLCVFYTKLAKKSGKADLYYTQVKNLRRVKNKKLGLVIPKTEKNLHIKLDENLIKKLKN, translated from the coding sequence ATGTCTTTGAATTACGCTGAAATAAATACTTTGATTAAAGAAATTCCTTTCACAAACTCTTTAATAACAAAAATAATACAACCAGATTACAAAAGTTTGATTTTAGAGATTTACAATAAAATTAACAATAAAAAATTTAAAATACTAATCTCTTTAAATCCAAACACTACAAGATTGCATATAACAAAAAAAAATTTCAAAAAGAATGCTTTAAAATTAAGATTTTCTGACTTCTTAAAATCAAAAATTCAAAATGGAAAAATTATAAAAGCTTTCCAAATGAAAAATGAAAGAATCATTTCTCTTGAGATTTTAAAAAAGGATATAATTATCTTATTTATTAAATTGTGGCCATCCTCGCCAAATATAATAGCCACAAACTCAAATTTCAAAATACTAGATGCATATTACAGAAGGCCAAAAATAAAAGAAACAACAGGTGAATTTTTTTTAAAAGCTAAAGAAATACATGAAAGCAATAAAATGACTGACAAAAAAATCATGGACCTGAAAGAAGAATACAATAATACCAGCTATACATCTTATTCTGAATTTCTTGAAAATTACTACGAATCGCTTGATGCTCAAATTAAAAAAAATAATATAAAAGAACTGCTCATTGAAAAATATAAAAAAGAGTTAACTGTTTTAGGAAAAAGAATAGATTCTTTAAAACAACAAATTAAACTGATTGAAAACATTGAAAACGAAAAGGAAAAAGGTGAGTTGATTTTATTAAATATTAATAAAATACAAAAAGGGATTAAAGAAATAAACCTCTTAAATTATAAAGAAGAAAAAATAAAAATATCCTTAAACCAATCATTATCACCAAAAGAAAATGCCTTGCAATATTTTAAAGCGTATAAAAAGGGCAAAAATTCTTTTAAAACCATACAAAATCAATTAAAAGATACTTTAGATAAATTTAATTTAATTCAATCAAAAATAACAATGTTAAAAGTTGAAAATTTCATTTCGGAAGAAGAATATAATCAAGAAAAAACTGCTATTAAAGAAAAAGAAAAAGAAAAAGAAAAAACGCCAAAAATAGGCCTGCATTTTACTCATTGTGGATTTGAAATTCTTATTGGAAGAAACGCAAAAGAAAACGACGAACTTTTAAGACATTGTGCTAAAGGAAATGACTATTGGCTTCATACAAGAGATTATCCTGGAGCTTATGTTTTTATTAAAAACCAAAAAAATAAAACTCCTAGCCTTGATGTCCTTTTGGCTGCTGGTAATTTATGCGTATTTTACACAAAATTAGCAAAAAAATCAGGAAAGGCAGATCTTTACTACACTCAAGTTAAAAATTTAAGAAGAGTTAAAAATAAAAAGCTGGGTCTTGTAATTCCAAAAACAGAAAAAAATTTACATATTAAGCTGGATGAAAATCTAATTAAAAAATTAAAAAATTAA